From a region of the Enterobacter sp. JBIWA008 genome:
- a CDS encoding glycosyl hydrolase family 8: MRKPVCATLAVMMSLLFSPLSQADRAWESYKARFFKPEGRIVDTGNGGVSHTEGQGFAMLMAVANDDKATFDKLWQWTDSHLKNKENGLFYWRYNPAESNPVADKNNAADGDVLIAWALLKADARWHDKRYSAASDAITKALIDHSVTRYAGYRVMLPGAQGFKPEGEVVLNPSYFVFPAWQAFARRSHLPVWRDLIKDGKRLLGKMGSGKANLPTDWVSLASGDKLAPAKGWPPRMSYDAIRIPLYVAWADKKSPLLTPWKAWFGQFPREHTPAWVNVTTNEYAPYMMEGGLLAVRDFTMGQASGEPEITSQDDYYSASLKMLVWIAQQ, encoded by the coding sequence ATGCGAAAACCCGTCTGCGCGACGCTGGCCGTCATGATGAGTCTGCTGTTCTCGCCCCTTTCTCAGGCGGATCGGGCCTGGGAGAGTTATAAGGCCCGCTTTTTCAAACCGGAAGGCCGCATTGTTGATACCGGCAATGGCGGCGTGTCGCATACGGAAGGCCAGGGTTTTGCCATGCTGATGGCGGTAGCCAACGACGATAAAGCCACGTTCGATAAGCTCTGGCAATGGACAGACAGTCATCTGAAGAACAAAGAGAATGGTCTGTTTTACTGGCGCTATAACCCCGCAGAGTCCAACCCGGTCGCCGACAAAAACAATGCTGCAGATGGCGATGTGCTAATTGCCTGGGCGTTACTGAAGGCCGATGCGCGCTGGCATGACAAACGCTACAGCGCCGCATCGGATGCAATTACAAAAGCACTGATTGACCACAGCGTGACCCGCTACGCGGGTTACCGCGTGATGCTGCCTGGCGCCCAGGGATTTAAGCCTGAAGGTGAAGTTGTCCTTAATCCTTCCTATTTCGTGTTTCCGGCCTGGCAGGCCTTCGCCAGACGCAGTCATTTGCCGGTCTGGCGCGATTTGATTAAGGACGGAAAACGCCTGCTGGGGAAAATGGGCTCGGGTAAAGCGAATCTTCCCACTGACTGGGTTTCACTGGCATCAGGTGACAAGCTGGCTCCAGCCAAAGGCTGGCCACCGCGGATGAGCTACGACGCGATTCGTATTCCGCTGTACGTTGCCTGGGCTGATAAAAAAAGCCCGCTCCTGACGCCGTGGAAGGCCTGGTTCGGCCAGTTCCCCCGGGAACACACTCCCGCCTGGGTTAACGTCACAACCAACGAATATGCCCCTTATATGATGGAGGGCGGTCTGCTGGCGGTCAGGGATTTTACGATGGGACAGGCTTCCGGCGAACCCGAAATTACCTCTCAAGACGACTACTACTCGGCAAGTCTGAAAATGCTGGTGTGGATCGCCCAGCAATAA
- the birA gene encoding bifunctional biotin--[acetyl-CoA-carboxylase] ligase/biotin operon repressor BirA, translated as MKDNTIPLTLISILADGEFHSGEQLGEQLGMSRAGINKHIQTLRDWGVDVFTVPGKGYSLPEPIQLLNEEAIRSQIGHGNVAVLPVIDSTNQYLLDRLPELKSGDACVAEYQQAGRGRRGRKWFSPFGANLYLSMYWRLDQGPAAAIGLSLVIGIVMAEVLHDLGADKVRVKWPNDLYLNDRKLAGILVELTGKTGDAAQIVIGAGLNMVMRNVQNDVVNQAWTNLQEAGIVIDRNTLAVRMIKELRSSLTLFEQEGLAPFLSRWEKLDNFINRPVKLLIGDKEIYGTSRGIDAQGALLLDQDGVIKPWMGGEISLRSAE; from the coding sequence GTGAAAGACAACACCATCCCTTTAACCCTGATTAGCATCCTCGCTGACGGTGAGTTTCATTCTGGCGAGCAGCTGGGTGAGCAGCTAGGCATGAGCCGTGCCGGCATCAATAAACATATCCAGACGCTTCGCGACTGGGGTGTCGATGTGTTCACGGTACCCGGGAAAGGGTACAGCCTGCCGGAGCCGATTCAATTGCTGAATGAAGAAGCGATCCGCAGCCAGATTGGACACGGCAATGTTGCGGTGCTGCCTGTAATTGATTCGACGAACCAGTATCTGCTGGATCGTCTGCCTGAGCTCAAATCGGGCGATGCCTGCGTTGCTGAATATCAGCAGGCCGGTCGTGGCCGTCGCGGCCGCAAGTGGTTTTCGCCATTTGGCGCCAACCTCTATCTTTCCATGTACTGGCGACTCGATCAGGGGCCGGCCGCTGCCATTGGCCTTAGTCTGGTCATCGGGATCGTCATGGCGGAAGTGTTGCACGATCTGGGGGCGGATAAAGTACGTGTTAAATGGCCTAACGACCTGTACCTCAACGATCGTAAACTTGCCGGCATTCTGGTCGAACTGACGGGGAAAACGGGCGATGCGGCGCAAATCGTCATTGGCGCAGGCCTCAATATGGTGATGCGCAATGTACAAAATGATGTGGTAAATCAGGCATGGACTAACCTCCAGGAGGCGGGGATCGTCATCGATCGTAACACCCTTGCCGTGCGTATGATTAAAGAGTTGCGTAGTTCACTCACGCTTTTTGAGCAGGAAGGGCTGGCACCGTTCCTGTCTCGTTGGGAAAAGCTGGATAACTTCATCAACCGCCCGGTGAAATTGCTGATTGGTGATAAAGAGATCTACGGGACTTCCCGCGGTATTGATGCACAGGGCGCGCTGCTCCTGGATCAGGATGGCGTGATCAAACCCTGGATGGGCGGTGAGATTTCCCTGCGGAGTGCCGAATAA
- the murB gene encoding UDP-N-acetylmuramate dehydrogenase has protein sequence MNHSLKPWNTFGIQRNANQIVRADTAQQLLEAWQSATENNEPVLILGEGSNVLFLDDFAGTVIVNRIMGMDVEERADSWHLHVGAGENWHHLVQFTLEKGMPGLENLALIPGCAGSSPIQNIGAYGIELKHVCEYVDCIELATGTAKRLTTEQCRFGYRDSIFKHEYQDRYVIVAVGLRLSKNWQPVLTYGDLTRLDPATVTARDVFDSVCHMRMTKLPDPKVNGNAGSFFKNPVISSENAKVFLEGWPAAPHYPQADGSVKLAAGWLIDQCQLKGTSVGGAAVHQQQALVLINQRDATSDDVVQLAHYIRQRVGEKFNVWLEPEVRFIGRTGEVNAVEAIA, from the coding sequence ATGAACCACTCCCTTAAGCCCTGGAATACCTTTGGCATTCAACGCAATGCTAATCAAATTGTACGTGCCGATACTGCACAGCAACTGCTGGAAGCATGGCAAAGCGCAACAGAAAATAACGAACCCGTACTGATTCTGGGCGAAGGAAGTAATGTCCTGTTTCTTGATGATTTTGCGGGAACGGTGATCGTTAACCGCATCATGGGAATGGATGTTGAAGAGCGTGCCGATAGCTGGCACCTGCACGTTGGAGCCGGAGAAAACTGGCATCATCTGGTGCAATTTACTCTCGAAAAAGGGATGCCGGGCCTGGAAAACCTTGCGCTCATTCCAGGCTGCGCCGGATCGTCACCTATTCAAAACATCGGCGCCTACGGCATCGAACTGAAACATGTCTGTGAATATGTCGACTGCATCGAACTGGCGACCGGAACGGCTAAGCGTTTAACGACAGAGCAGTGCCGATTTGGCTATCGTGACAGTATCTTCAAACATGAATATCAGGATCGCTACGTGATTGTTGCCGTGGGTCTGCGCCTGTCGAAGAACTGGCAGCCTGTATTGACCTACGGGGATTTAACGCGTCTCGATCCTGCTACCGTAACTGCCCGCGATGTTTTTGATTCGGTTTGCCATATGCGGATGACCAAACTTCCCGACCCAAAAGTAAACGGAAACGCAGGAAGCTTCTTTAAAAACCCGGTTATCAGCAGCGAAAATGCAAAAGTCTTTCTTGAAGGATGGCCAGCCGCGCCACATTACCCTCAGGCGGATGGCAGCGTGAAGCTTGCCGCGGGATGGCTTATCGATCAATGCCAGCTAAAAGGCACTTCAGTAGGCGGTGCTGCCGTGCACCAGCAGCAGGCTCTGGTGCTGATTAATCAACGCGATGCGACCAGCGATGATGTTGTACAGCTGGCTCATTATATTCGTCAGCGCGTAGGCGAAAAATTTAACGTCTGGCTGGAGCCAGAAGTTCGCTTCATTGGCCGCACAGGTGAAGTCAATGCCGTGGAGGCCATCGCGTGA
- the hemG gene encoding menaquinone-dependent protoporphyrinogen IX dehydrogenase: protein MKTLILFSTRDGQTREIAAYLASELKELGIYSDVVNLNRAEQIAWQEYDRVVIGASIRYGHFHPALDRFVKKHTAVLNQLPGAFYSVNLVARKAEKRTPQTNSYTRKFLLSSPWQPDLCAVFAGALRYPRYRWYDRFMIRLIMKMTGGETDTRKEVVYTDWSQVASFAREIAHLTGDSRHK, encoded by the coding sequence ATGAAAACATTGATTCTTTTCTCTACGCGAGACGGGCAAACGCGTGAGATTGCTGCCTATCTGGCGTCTGAATTAAAAGAGCTGGGTATTTACTCGGATGTTGTGAACCTGAACCGTGCGGAGCAGATAGCCTGGCAGGAGTACGATCGCGTGGTAATTGGCGCGTCAATTCGTTACGGGCATTTCCATCCGGCGCTGGATCGCTTTGTGAAAAAGCACACGGCGGTGCTCAACCAATTGCCCGGTGCGTTTTACTCGGTCAACCTTGTCGCACGTAAAGCCGAGAAGCGCACGCCGCAGACCAACAGCTACACGCGCAAGTTTCTACTCAGTTCACCGTGGCAACCAGACCTGTGCGCCGTCTTTGCCGGCGCGCTGCGCTACCCTCGCTACCGCTGGTATGACCGCTTTATGATCCGCCTGATTATGAAGATGACCGGGGGGGAAACCGATACGCGTAAAGAAGTGGTTTATACCGACTGGTCGCAGGTGGCCAGTTTTGCACGGGAAATCGCACATTTAACGGGCGATTCGCGACATAAATAA
- the trkH gene encoding Trk system potassium transporter TrkH, whose protein sequence is MHFRAITRIVGLLVILFSGTMILPGLVALIYRDGAGRAFTQTFFVALVIGSLLWWPNRRQKGELKSREGFLIVVLFWTVLGSVGSLPFIFSEQPNLSITDAFFESFSGLTTTGATTLVGLDSLPHAILFYRQMLQWFGGMGIIVLAVAILPILGVGGMQLYRAEMPGPLKDNKMRPRIAETAKTLWLIYVLLTVACALALWFAGMPAFDAIGHSFATIAIGGFSTHDASVGYFDSPTINTIIAIFLLISGCNYGLHFSLLSGRSLKVYWRDPEFRMFIGVQLTLVIICTLVLWFHDVYNSALTTLNQAFFQVVSMATTAGFTTDSIARWPLFLPVLLLCSAFIGGCAGSTGGGLKVIRILLLFKQGNRELKRLVHPNAVYSIKLGNRALPERILEAVWGFFSAYALVFIVSMLAIIATGVDDFSAFASVVATLNNLGPGLGVVADNFASMNPVAKWILIANMLFGRLEVFTLLVLFTSTFWRE, encoded by the coding sequence ATGCATTTTCGTGCCATAACCCGAATCGTTGGACTGCTGGTTATACTTTTTTCCGGGACGATGATTCTCCCAGGACTGGTGGCGCTTATCTACCGGGACGGCGCGGGGCGTGCATTTACCCAGACTTTTTTTGTCGCGCTGGTGATAGGCTCGCTGCTGTGGTGGCCAAACCGTCGTCAGAAAGGTGAGCTGAAATCTCGTGAAGGGTTTCTGATTGTGGTCCTGTTCTGGACGGTGCTGGGAAGCGTCGGTTCGCTGCCCTTTATCTTCTCTGAACAGCCTAACCTGAGTATCACGGATGCCTTTTTTGAATCGTTCTCCGGTTTAACAACCACCGGGGCGACGACGCTGGTTGGGCTGGATTCGCTACCGCACGCCATTCTCTTTTATCGCCAGATGCTGCAGTGGTTCGGCGGTATGGGGATCATCGTCCTGGCAGTGGCTATTCTGCCTATTCTGGGCGTCGGGGGCATGCAGCTCTATCGCGCCGAAATGCCCGGGCCGCTGAAAGACAATAAGATGCGCCCGCGTATTGCCGAGACGGCGAAGACCCTGTGGCTTATTTATGTCTTGCTGACGGTGGCCTGTGCGCTGGCGCTATGGTTTGCCGGGATGCCCGCTTTCGACGCCATCGGACACAGCTTTGCGACGATTGCTATCGGCGGGTTTTCCACCCACGATGCCAGCGTCGGCTACTTCGACAGCCCAACCATTAACACCATCATTGCCATTTTCTTGCTGATTTCAGGTTGTAACTACGGTCTGCACTTCTCTTTATTAAGTGGACGTAGCCTGAAAGTGTACTGGCGTGACCCAGAGTTCCGCATGTTCATTGGCGTCCAGCTTACGCTGGTGATCATCTGTACCCTGGTGCTGTGGTTCCATGATGTCTACAACTCCGCGCTGACCACGCTAAATCAGGCGTTCTTCCAGGTAGTATCGATGGCGACGACCGCCGGCTTTACCACGGACAGCATCGCGCGCTGGCCGCTGTTCCTGCCGGTGCTGCTGTTATGCTCTGCATTTATCGGGGGCTGTGCGGGGTCTACGGGCGGTGGCCTGAAGGTGATTCGTATTCTGCTGCTGTTTAAGCAGGGGAACCGTGAGCTGAAGCGTCTGGTCCATCCGAATGCGGTTTACAGCATTAAGCTGGGTAACCGCGCGCTGCCGGAACGTATCCTCGAAGCGGTGTGGGGGTTCTTCTCGGCGTATGCGCTGGTCTTTATCGTCAGTATGCTGGCGATTATCGCGACGGGGGTGGATGATTTTTCCGCCTTTGCGTCCGTCGTAGCAACCTTGAATAACCTCGGGCCCGGCCTGGGGGTTGTGGCGGATAACTTTGCCAGCATGAACCCGGTCGCGAAATGGATCCTCATCGCCAATATGCTGTTTGGTCGTCTTGAGGTCTTTACGCTGCTGGTGCTGTTCACCTCTACATTCTGGCGCGAGTAA
- a CDS encoding IMPACT family protein, with amino-acid sequence MESWLIPAEPVTFVEEIKKSRFITLLAHTDGVEAAKAFVESVRAEHPDARHHCVAWVAGPPDDSLQLGFSDDGEPAGTAGKPMLSQLMGSGVGEITAVVLRYYGGILLGTGGLVKAYGGGVQQALNMLKTIRKTPLTEYTLLCDYAQLSGIETLLKQFNGVIAHSDYQAMVQLRVALPQAELAAFSAKLADFSRGSLQLLPIEE; translated from the coding sequence ATGGAGAGCTGGCTGATACCGGCTGAACCGGTCACCTTTGTTGAGGAAATCAAGAAAAGCCGCTTTATTACGCTGCTGGCGCATACCGACGGCGTAGAGGCGGCAAAGGCGTTTGTCGAGTCCGTTCGGGCTGAGCATCCTGACGCTCGTCACCACTGTGTGGCGTGGGTGGCAGGGCCGCCGGACGATTCACTACAGCTGGGGTTTTCCGACGACGGTGAACCGGCGGGCACGGCCGGTAAACCCATGCTTTCGCAGCTGATGGGCAGCGGCGTGGGTGAAATTACCGCCGTGGTGCTGCGCTACTATGGCGGCATCCTGTTAGGTACGGGTGGGCTGGTAAAAGCCTATGGCGGCGGCGTCCAGCAGGCACTGAATATGCTCAAAACTATCCGCAAAACGCCGCTCACTGAATATACTTTGTTGTGCGATTACGCTCAGCTATCGGGCATTGAAACGCTGCTCAAACAGTTTAACGGCGTGATTGCGCACAGTGATTACCAGGCAATGGTGCAATTACGCGTGGCGCTTCCTCAGGCGGAGCTGGCTGCTTTTTCAGCAAAACTGGCTGATTTTAGTCGTGGTTCGTTGCAATTGCTGCCGATTGAAGAATAA
- the pepQ gene encoding Xaa-Pro dipeptidase produces the protein MDSLASLYKNHIVTLQERTRDVLARFKLDALLIHSGELINTFLDDHAYPFKVNPQFKAWVPVTQVPNCWLLVDGVNKPKLWFYLPVDYWHNVEPLPTSFWTEEIDVIALPKADGIGSQLPAARGNIAYIGPVPERALGLDIAADKLNPKGVLDYLHYYRAYKTDYELYCMREAQKTAVNGHRAAHEAFQSGMSEFDINQAYLTATGHRDTDVPYSNIVALNEHASVLHYTKLDHHVPSEMRSFLLDAGAEYNGYAADLTRTWAANADTDFAQLIKDVNDEQLALIGTMKAGTSYVDYHIQFHQRIAKLLRKHQIVKDMSEEAMVENDLTGPFMPHGIGHPLGLQVHDVAGFMQDDTGTHLAAPSKYPYLRCTRILEPRMVLTIEPGIYFIESLLAPWREGQFSKHFNWEKIDALKPFGGIRIEDNVVVHENGIENMTRDLKLA, from the coding sequence ATGGACTCACTGGCTTCGCTTTATAAAAATCATATCGTTACCCTACAGGAACGTACCCGCGATGTACTCGCCCGCTTTAAGCTGGATGCGCTGCTGATCCACTCCGGCGAGCTGATAAATACCTTTCTGGATGACCACGCTTATCCGTTTAAGGTGAACCCGCAGTTTAAGGCCTGGGTGCCGGTAACCCAGGTTCCCAACTGCTGGCTGCTGGTAGACGGCGTGAACAAGCCGAAACTGTGGTTTTACCTGCCGGTCGATTACTGGCACAACGTAGAGCCGCTGCCGACCTCTTTCTGGACGGAAGAAATTGACGTGATTGCACTGCCGAAAGCGGACGGCATTGGCAGCCAGCTGCCTGCCGCGCGTGGCAACATCGCCTATATTGGCCCTGTTCCGGAGCGTGCGCTGGGCCTGGATATTGCGGCAGACAAGCTCAACCCGAAAGGGGTGCTGGATTACCTCCACTATTACCGCGCGTACAAAACCGACTACGAACTTTACTGCATGCGTGAAGCGCAAAAAACGGCGGTGAATGGCCACCGTGCCGCGCATGAAGCCTTCCAGTCCGGCATGAGCGAGTTCGACATCAATCAGGCGTACCTGACCGCCACCGGTCATCGCGATACCGACGTTCCGTACAGCAATATTGTTGCGCTAAACGAGCATGCTTCCGTCCTGCATTACACCAAACTCGATCACCATGTACCGTCTGAGATGCGCAGCTTCCTGCTTGACGCAGGCGCCGAGTACAACGGTTACGCGGCTGACCTGACCCGTACCTGGGCGGCGAATGCGGATACCGATTTCGCGCAGCTGATTAAAGACGTGAACGATGAACAGCTGGCGCTGATTGGCACCATGAAGGCGGGAACCAGCTATGTGGATTACCACATCCAGTTCCATCAGCGCATCGCAAAACTGCTGCGTAAGCATCAAATTGTGAAAGACATGAGCGAAGAGGCGATGGTCGAGAACGATCTGACCGGGCCATTCATGCCGCACGGTATTGGCCACCCGCTGGGCCTGCAGGTTCACGACGTTGCGGGCTTTATGCAGGATGACACCGGCACGCACCTGGCGGCACCGTCTAAATACCCCTACCTGCGCTGCACCCGTATTCTGGAGCCGCGTATGGTGCTGACGATTGAGCCGGGGATCTACTTTATCGAATCCCTGCTGGCGCCGTGGCGTGAAGGCCAGTTCAGCAAACACTTCAACTGGGAAAAAATTGACGCGCTGAAGCCGTTTGGCGGTATTCGCATCGAAGATAACGTAGTGGTTCACGAAAACGGTATCGAGAACATGACGCGAGACCTGAAGCTGGCCTGA